From a single Kryptolebias marmoratus isolate JLee-2015 linkage group LG6, ASM164957v2, whole genome shotgun sequence genomic region:
- the si:rp71-68n21.9 gene encoding kelch-like protein 9, translating into MDNSEGGLGSSLLRRISSRKSHQRNNSPQPPGDNETGNGDDSGPGRLSRRLSRLSGRHQSRDPPRPPAQQERPPAPPVQQDERPSPPVLVVPPAPVALPPPLEKPPKRPDKSLKPKLPPRPLSKEFSSTEHGAAVLQGFNAFRADETLCDVVLIPGDSKESFPVHRVIMASSSDYFKAMFTGGMREQEMREIKLHGVTKVGLKNVIDFIYTSKVILDMGNLQDTLEAANFLQVMPLLSFCNELLSSEITIDNCVEVERIATDLLLDDVLLNIGKFVSQNLTALVDSGRYLELSDISIANALSSNSLKGFSELELYHIAKGWLDYEAPKRHSSIYALMRHIRFPLMSPSELIQISQDEEEEANSMMRSDTACVNLLLEASNYQMMPYMQPALQTERTQIRSDSTHILALGGVMRQQLVVSRELRVYDETTEHWRALRPMEVPRYQHGLALLGGFLFIVGGQSTYDTKGKTAIDSAYRYDPRFDKWLQIASLNEKRTFFHLSSLKGKLFAVGGRNVSGEIDTVECYNLKKNEWTFVTNMVEPHYGHAGTVHGGLMYISGGITRDTFQKELWCYDPVADTWGRRADMMELRGLHCMCTVGDRLYVMGGNHFRGTSDYDDVLGCEYYSPDTDQWTVVASMPRGQSDVGVTVFNGQIYVVGGYSWNSRCMIDIVQRYDPEEDVWDRVFNVLEPLGGIRACTMTVHLPEGSVDEAQIQECPLHTAKSL; encoded by the exons atgGACAACTCAGAGGGAGGCCTCGGGTCTAGTCTGCTGAGGAGGATCTCCTCCAG GAAGTCTCACCAGCGCAACAACAGCCCTCAACCCCCCGGGGACAATGAAACGGG AAACGGAGATGACAGTGGGCCGGGCAGGCTGAGCCGCAGACTGTCCCGTCTGAGCGGCAGGCATCAGTCCAGAGATCCTCCGAGACCCCCTGCTCAGCAGGAGAGACCTCCTGCTCCACCTGTTCAGCAAG ATGAGAGGCCTTCTCCACCAGTCTTAGTGGTGCCTCCTGCTCCTGTTGCTCTGCCCCCACCCTTAGAAAAACCACCCAAGCGCCCTGACAAATCACTGAAGCCCAAGCTTCCTCCTCGGCCTCTGTCTAAGGAGTTCAGTAGCACTGAACATGGGGCAGCCGTGTTGCAG GGGTTCAATGCTTTCCGTGCAGACGAGACTCTTTGTGACGTTGTCTTGATTCCTGGAGACAGCAAGGAATCTTTCCCCGTTCACAGAGTCATCATGGcatcatccagtgattatttcaaGGCGATGTTCACag GAGGCATGAGGGAGCAGGAGATGAGAGAGATCAAGCTGCATGGAGTTACCAAGGTGGGCTTAAAGAACGTCATAGACTTCATCTACACATCCAAAGTCATCCTCGACATGGGCAACCTGCAGGACACACTGGAAGCTGCAAACTTCCTGCAGGTCATGCCTCTTCTGAGCTTTTGCAATGAGCTTCTGAGCAGTGAG ATCACGATTGATAACTGTGTGGAAGTGGAACGAATTGCTACAGATTTGCTTCTCGATGATGTTCTGCTGAATATCG GTAAGTTTGTGAGCCAGAACCTCACCGCACTGGTGGACTCTGGTCGCTACTTGGAGCTTTCTGACATCAGTATCGCTAACGCTTTGAGCAGCAACTCGCTGAAAGGTTTCTCTGAGCTGGAGCTCTATCACATCGCCAAAGGATGGCTGGACTACGAAGCACCCAAACGCCACTCCTCCATTTACGCTCTGATGCGCCACATTCGTTTCCCTCTGATGAGCCCCAGTGAGCTGATTCAGATCTCccaggacgaggaggaggaggccaacTCCATGATGCGCTCTGACACCGCCTGTGTGAACCTCTTGCTGGAGGCCAGCAACTACCAGATGATGCCTTACATGCAGCCGGCCCTGCAGACCGAGAGGACCCAGATTCGATCGGACTCCACACATATTCTGGCTCTGGGTGGCGTGATGCGACAGCAGCTGGTGGTGAGCCGGGAGCTGAGGGTGTATGACGAGACGACTGAACACTGGAGGGCTCTGAGGCCTATGGAGGTGCCACGTTATCAGCATGGTCTGGCTCTTCTGGGAGGCTTCCTCTTTATTGTTGGAG GTCAGAGTACATATGACACGAAGGGTAAGACAGCCATAGACAGCGCCTACCGCTACGACCCACGCTTTGACAAGTGGCTTCAGATCGCTTCGCTTAACGAGAAAAGAACCTTTTTCCATCTCAGCTCCCTGAAAGGGAAACTGTTTGCAGTGGGAGGAAGGAACGTCTCTGGAGAAATTG ACACAGTGGAGTGCTACAACCTGAAGAAAAACGAATGGACCTTTGTGACCAACATGGTGGAGCCTCACTACGGACATGCTGGAACTGTTCATGGGGGTCTCATGTATATTTCAG GTGGGATCACTCGTGACACCTTTCAGAAGGAACTGTGGTGTTACGACCCTGTTGCAGACACGTGGGGTCGGCGGGCTGACATGATGGAGCTCCGCGGCCTGCACTGCATGTGCACGGTGGGAGACAGACTCTACGTCATGGGTGGGAATCACTTCCGAGGCACCAGCGACTACGATGACGTCCTGGGCTGTGAATACTACAGTCCGGACACAGATCAGTGGACAGTGGTGGCGTCAATGCCTCGGGGTCAGAGCGATGTGGGTGTGACAGTTTTCAACGGGCAGATCTATGTGGTTGGAGGGTATTCCTGGAACAGCAGGTGCATGATTGACATTGTCCAGCGATACGACCCAGAGGAGGACGTGTGGGACAGGGTGTTCAATGTGTTGGAGCCATTGGGGGGGATTCGTGCTTGTACAATGACTGTTCATCTGCCAGAGGGGTCTGTGGATGAGGCTCAGATACAGGAGTGCCCCTTACACACAGCTAAAAGCTTATAG